Within Massilia litorea, the genomic segment TCGTCGGCGTGCCCCTGGGGCAAGGCGGCTGCGGGCGCAGGCGCAGGCGCAGATGCAGGCGCAGGTGCAGGCAAGGCCTGCGCAATCCTTCCCTTCTTGCCGGCAGTCGGCGCCGCGACTGGCGCCGTCGTATGCGGCAATACCTGCCACGCGGCCGCACTGAGCGCCGCGCCGGCCAGCAGGCCGCCCGCCACCAGCGGCCAGCGCGCCTTGCGCGCCGGGGCCGTGGTTTCGCCCGTAAACACTTCCTCGGCCGCCTTGCGCAGGATGGTGCGCGTCACCTCGCGGCTGTTTTCGACATAGGCACCCAGCAGCGCGCGGTCGCACAGCAGGTTGATGCGGCGCGGCACGCCCTGCGTGATGCGGTGGATCGCCGGCACGATCGATGCGGGGAACACCGGCCCGCCCTGCGCGCCCGCCACCGCCATCCGGTGCGCGATATAGGCGCCCGTCTCGGGCTCGGACAGCGGCCCCAGATGGTAGCGCGCGATCACGCGCTGCGCCAGTTGTTCCAGCTCGGGACGCGCCAGCATCGTGCGCAGCTCCGGCTGGCCGATCAGGATGATTTGCAGTAGCTTGCGCTCGCTCGTCTCCAGGTTCGTCAGCAGGCGCAATTGTTCGAGAACCTCGGGCGCGAGGTTCTGGGCTTCGTCGATGACGAGCACGTTGTTCATGCCCTGGGCGTGCGAGGCCAGCAGATAGGCGTTGATCGCGTCGACATAGCCCTTCACGCCCTGTCCGCTGCCCGGCGCAGCGATGCGGAACTCTTCGCAGACCGATTGCAGCAGTTCGCCCACGGTCAGTTTCGGGTTGAAGATATAGGCGAGCCGGCAGTTCTCCGGGATCTGCTCGATGAAGCAGCGGCAGACCGTGGTCTTGCCGGCGCCGATCTCGCCGGTCAGCAGCACGAAGCCGCCGCCGCTGTTGATGCCGTACAGCAGGTGGGCCAGCGCTTCGCGGTGGCGCTCGCTCATGAACAGGTAGCGCGGGTCGGGGGCGATCGAGAACGGCGCCTGCTTCAGGTTGAAGAAATTGGTGTACATCAGAACTGGCGGCCTGGCGGGAGAGGTTTATATCTCGCGCAGTATATTTTGGATTTGCCTTTGTGATAAGCGATGACGCTGCCCGGGTTCGATACCCGCAATGGATATTGCGACATATCGGCCGTTTTATGGCGTATGCCGACGGCCGCGTGGATGGCCTCTTCCAGCTCTTCCGGCTTGCTGTCGACCACGGCCGCGATGAAGACCATCGGATTGCTGTCGTCGCTGACCATGATGTCCTGCACCTGCTTGCCCCATAAGCCAGCCTCGCCCTTGAACCAGAAGGCGCCGCCCTCGTGCTTGTAGGAAGGACCGAGGACGGTGCTCAGCCAGGAATGGAAGTACTTGTTGTCGAGCTGGCTGCGGCACAGCAGCGCATTCCCGATCACGGGGCCGAAGGTCGAGGGCAGCGCCTGCGCCGCATTCATACTCACACTGCAGGCGAGCGCCAGCAGCACGCCTGCAGTGTGAGCGTAAGTGCGGCGCGTGCGCGT encodes:
- a CDS encoding ExeA family protein; this translates as MYTNFFNLKQAPFSIAPDPRYLFMSERHREALAHLLYGINSGGGFVLLTGEIGAGKTTVCRCFIEQIPENCRLAYIFNPKLTVGELLQSVCEEFRIAAPGSGQGVKGYVDAINAYLLASHAQGMNNVLVIDEAQNLAPEVLEQLRLLTNLETSERKLLQIILIGQPELRTMLARPELEQLAQRVIARYHLGPLSEPETGAYIAHRMAVAGAQGGPVFPASIVPAIHRITQGVPRRINLLCDRALLGAYVENSREVTRTILRKAAEEVFTGETTAPARKARWPLVAGGLLAGAALSAAAWQVLPHTTAPVAAPTAGKKGRIAQALPAPAPASAPAPAPAAALPQGHADEAPALRSLASLWGATLPAGEPCQVAFRLDLRCHTGRGGIYELRQLDRPAVITLRDGRSTSYAVLAGMDERSVTLLADGKREKVELAALVARFTGEYTTFWKMPRAFRDNLAPGDQGADVDWLAARLAQLGGVTAPAAQQPFDARIGQLLRAFQSKQNLKADGVAGPRTYMRLNQLTGVAEPRLLAAGTGH